The sequence gttttaggattacaagtcatttctagtttaaccttgagatcattgttcttcatttagccttgattaatcactaagtcctttttaatagcaatcattgttctagtgatattggcttgcGTGTGTTGATACTTGATGATCATAATAAAAATATCTAGACAAGAATTAAGAtcgcaagttgttgattaacacttatgtgttatgcctaatcttggttaacttgtcattaagatgtcatttagcgtaattaatcacaattagtgtttttatggccaagactcaattgagtatggagagagcatctatcctaagtatgtttagaaaagtttcatgaattatagatgccgggaactagtcaaactttatttggtcaaaatttgagacagaagaaactgcagtcgcactgcggttgaccgtggtggcgaccgtgcaacttgttttcacaaacttcgttgcaattcagtttggggtttcacggttgactatgcggtcgaccgtacatcgaccgtgtgtttgcctgaacttttaatttcatttttaacctatgtttgacttggtcgtttgcaagataaagtatggattagtgactttgcgtgttttatgttaagatgtaagtcatcacttatgtgtatgtgtgtgtgtcatcatcaaaacatattctttggttaattacactttggttaatcatacttaagtttatcgtttagtgtattAATCCACATTCAACCAACAAATTCATTTGAAACAAACCCATTAACAATCTTAAATTCACCCTTTCAATCTTCAATCCCTTTAAAATTCACCTATTAATTGGAAACAATAGCAACCAGAGCAAGAAATCCAGTTGCTTTTCATCTCCATCAAAAAATCACACGTGATCAAATTCACTAAACCCAATTTCACAATAACCATTGTCACAATGAACAACAACAAATTAAATTAGATCCGACGGTAGAAATGATGCTATTCAACCTTAGCAGCGATAACTTCGCAAGATTCGAAAGTAGTTTCAGCGATGAACGAAACGGGACCAAACGGTAGTATTTGTTTTCAGATCTTGCACCACCATAAGTCCGTAACCCCACAAGTGTTGCTTTTTTCGTTTTCTATATGGGATTTTTAGGCTTTTGTTAGGCTTTCGTTTTCTATCATGGTTTATAAATCTGTTAGAGTCTTAGAGATGGAGAGGTGATGGGCATGAAGTTGAAGATGGGAGATGAAAGCGTAAGAGGAAAGAATGGGAAAATAAAATGACAAATATATCCTTACCTAAGGGAATAAAACTAACAGCCGGTTAATGATTGGACTATTCACGAAATAAatacaaactaatgaactcactatgtAAGAAAACAAAGTTGGACTATCTATGCAGTTTTTGAGAAACCACAAGGACTACCCGTGTAATTATGTAATTTAAAAAAGTGAGTctatgcatatataatcatattgtTAACCTACAAACAGTGGCGATTCTGGCATCAAAATTCATTGGAGTCCTATACAAATTGAGTCGTACTTTTTAGATTTTTTCCCTAAAGAATGACTATTTACTTTCGTAAAAaacgttaattttaaaaatatatgaggTCCTATCTATAAATTTCGTGGTGTCTTATAtagttttattagtaatatattataAAATGTTTAATTTTTGTGGGGTCAAAGGACCCCATATTGATGTACATAGACTCGCCATTGCCTACTAATTTGATGCATTTATAATTAATCACATTCATGAAATAAAATTCAGTTCATTCAAAAGCAAAATGAAAGGGTAACATAAGTTACataatttaacaataaaattaatacggGTTTACTGATTCTCGAAAAAAAGATTtatacttcaatttatcatatatAAATACTATTGTTTCAAAAAATGTGAAATTGAGGTAATATTTTCTAACTTATTAACCATTGTTAATAAAATTTCGTTAATTGCTTAAATTCGTTATACGGATGGTCCCTATTATAAAAGAaaattataattagaaatttaaaattaaaatttaaaattttaaatttaaatattaaaaagataaaattaaaaaattaaacataaaaaatTTAACTAGGAATACTAAAATGATCAGTTTACGTTCATGTACAAAGTACATGATTGAAGACAAGGTTCAGAGATCAACCATGTAATTGTTTCTCACATGCCAAACACAAGTGAACATTTAACGGAATTATACTAATGATCGCTAGTGAGTTGAACAATATTACCTCAATTTTACGTTTATTGAAAACATAGTCCCTTTCTATGACAAAGTTAAATATAGAGTCTTTTTCAGACATTAACAAAATTCATATTACCTTTATTctcaaattatgttatttatatattatttttacgggTCATTTGCTCTATTCAAATTGTTTTACTTCATTAGCAtttttgtaagacccaaattattattgtacagcagtgtaaatacggtacatagagtgtgggtgtcaTTGTGTATTTAAACTGGGTCAGAATCCGTTCAGAACactcgtgcgcgccgcgcacacctaaGGGAGCGCGTCGTGCACTTCCCTGAGCacagttttctgctttttaaataAAAGCTAAATGAAGGGTATTGTCGTCTTTTCACCTGAGGACGAGTTTGGGGCTGTAAATGCCAGATTagtggtggttgaaacacacttaactttatcaccaaccacatcatctcttccaaatcaagttctagagtgagaaacactttgagagagagagagctcgaatcgagaaggaagaagttgatttcgggccaaatcgcgtgttttaaagttgttcatctaatcactagctacgttgtgattgtggtgatatgctctaatcttgatttccttattttaatttgtttaagggttagggtttgggttagtaatgaacataaaacccatatttggtgattttgggtgttcttgggtaagattgagtcatgaggactcaatagtaactaacctagggttttaaagtgtaaattagtggttatgagtcttaaaaggttagttaattactagcacacctagttattaagcaaatgagtgttaattgggttagtggatgacccgaaatgggtgtgttgactttaacatggtcaaatgggtaataattgacctagttggaaaagatgggtatgaaataccctatttgtgtattagttagtgttgttggaccttaatcactagcttttagtgatttataatggtcttgaccttaaatggacggttttggtgtaatggggcatttaatgcatttaagtcattaaatgcacatgagtgaattgttggtgtatagtccaactagtttgtgtgttgattgagtacttattgtattatgtactttgctttgaagcttgcggaagtataaaaccgtcaccgaatcgttaaggtgagtggaataattatatgcgtatgtatataatgtatttatttgtgtagcgtgagatgtgaagtgtcgatgtgctaagacaccacgttcacgtagtgagtgaagtgtcgatgtactAAGACACCACTCTAAGTAAGatgtatgacgggtgaagtgtcgatgtgttaagacaccactcggggtgaagtatcgacgtgttaagataccaccccaagtaatatgaagagtgaagtgtcgacgtgttaagacaccactcggggtgaagcatcgacgtgttaagatgccactccaagaactatgacgggtgaagtgtcgacgtgttaagacaccactcggggtgaagcatcgacgtgttaagatgccacttcaagaactatgacgggtgaagtgtcgacgtgttaagacgccacccagggtgaagcatcgacgtgttaagatgccacccgtgggattagtgtacgacgtgttaagtaccctaatggttgttatgaacaccgatgggaaattcgagtaccattccttgtacgattggttagctatggttatgtgttgtagtatagcatataTTATATCGTTCGCGTTATAtgttattgtttgtgctagcttgtgatatcgtggatttagcattgtactttgagatggtatgctaatttaaaatgctagcgtgtatgaggtatttgtgtgagtgtttgcaagtaggtatattatatatgtatgtgtataattattgcattcactaagcgttttgcttaccctctagttgtttacctttttataggtcccggcgtggacaagggtaagggcgttcgtttggattagtgatcccgcttcgttatgttaggagaagcttttggacgtatagctttttgaagtttgaccgagatttgggtagtttaacccccaaacatcatgctctagtgtcgtttggaatttaaactaatttggtcgaaacttatattttgtacgaaattcgtaatacggccatatgtgggcccggtgtcgtaaaactagttttattattgaaacgtgttagttttacttatattgatgtgttgtgaaaagcgtttcgtctaaatatgtcgggaagtgggagatcattaaacgaaaaatgcaaaaaccggacagaagctgaagcagcttgtgcgcgccgcgcacaatgggtgttgcgcgccgcgcacccctctgtatatataaaaaaaataaaaaatttgtttgttgtttacagttggataatgggttgggttgttacaattttgAATGATTTAAAGAAAATAAATGATATTGTTTCTAAATGATAATAACTtttttaataatcattttaaacGAATAATGTGAATAATGTAAAATTATCTTATTAACTTTTGAAATATAAAAAATACTAAAATATATTTAATTAGTCTTAGTGATATAATTTTAAGTGAATATTAGATAAAACTTAGGTCAATACAATAAATTTACCTTTTATTCACACATATTTTTACAATATTTTCAAATATGTGTACCtttttattaaattgtacacaCTTATAAATGTGTGTTATTGTATTACATTTATAAGTATGAATTATCATCATAACTTCACACATAAAATTGTAAGGAAAAACATTCACTTATTGATGTGTACAAATTTAAATATAATCACATTTAAAAAATTTAAGTTAAATTTGTCACATTTGATTTGTTCACGCTTCCACTTTTGTAAAGAAATGACGTGTAACAAATTTACTCACACTTTTAAATATAACTAAATTTCTATTTGTACACACTAATAAGTGTGTACATTGTTTCTTACAATTTTATGTGAAAAATTATGATTAGTTTCAACACTTCTACATGTAACAAGATTAGACACATTTGTAAGTGTGATGAAATTTGATAAAAAGTTTAAACTTTTTTATAAGCGTGTAAAAATATGCACGATCAAATGGTTAATTTGTTGTAGTGCGTGTTTTATGGTTAAGAATGAATTTTAAATTTGAACGGTTCAGTACTGAATCATTGAATGCTGAATTATTTAGCATTATTTGTCATCAGaagtaagaaagaaaaaaaaaactttgaatcgtgaataattcattattaatatttCATTCAatttaaaagtaaataaaatatTGTTTGTACTCCTTTCCtcttttatttataatatattgtTTGttggctttttaaaaaaaaaaaaagtaaataaaataTGTTAAGACATAACTAGTACGTAATAATTAGCAATTAGCGAATAATGTAACAACTAAATATAAATAGAGGCCACCCATCCATTTTATCATCATTTTCAAGAATATAAAAAGTAACTTTCTCTTTAGTCCATCATCTCATTCTCATCTCCTACTAAAAAAACAACCACAATCCTCCAAACCAAGAGAACAAATAGAAGCAAAGTAGTGAGATCTTGTTTCAACTCATATTCTCTTTCTTTGTCCTCCCATCTCGATCTCTCAAAAATATCCAAaaatccattcatcatcatcataatcatcatcatcatcatatacgtATTAATGCAtttaatttcaaattctttctATCTTGATGATTAATTAAACCCTCAAAACATTTCCAAGTTTTCCAAAACTTGTCGTTTTATATGTAGTATGGCTTTCTTTCATATCATCTTGAAAATTCAGTTCCAAAGATTCACAATATGATCATGTTTCCTACTCATTATTTATCATCTTCAAAATACATTCATGCCGATTTTTCACAAGGTGGGTATGACTGTTTTATTAGTTTAGGAAAAGGGTTTTCAGATCTAATGGCCGAAGATGAATCAAGAACCCAAAACGAcagtctcaacaacaacaacaacaacgatgatgataatgatgataatgccACGTGGCTTCAATTAAGTTTAGGTGGTGGTCACATGCAGTCCACCACAAGTAGTAGCCATGGTCAACCGTCAGTTGACCTTGGTCTAGTTCCAGGTGGTGGCGGTCGTAGCTCTTCTACAAACATACAGTTACCATTACCATCACCATCACCGCCACGTCAGCTTATATTTCAAGTACCCGAATATCGGGGTACTTTTCCGACATCAAATACTTTCTTTTTGCAACCAGCGGCTGCTATTAATTCCGTGCCATCAATgactttacaacaacaacaacaaagtaatTATACTAATTATTTACAATTGGTTAGGCCTAATACTAATAATTTTCCAGTTAACATGATGACGCTGCCGGTTTCTTCATCGTCTTCTTTTTCCGGTTCATCGGAACAACAACACGGACGACAGCATCATGTTCACCGTCGATTAAATGTAGCAAGAGTGGTCAACCCACCACGAAGACCACATTCGGGTGTTTGGTTTATTCTTCAAGCTTCTCATAACCAGTAACACCTGAAACCCTAGCTATTCTTTATTTTTttctaataatataattaatattaattaataatataataacttgaatttttttttttttttttgaaaaagcatCTTCTTAATTTTGTTTTGTGTGGTGAATTTAATTAATGCAGGGCGAAGGAACCATTTTTGCCTCAAATACCAAAGAGCTACCTAAGAATCAAGTACGTGAATTTCTTTAATTATTAGTACACCGTGTATTGTGGTCTCTTTATTTAAAAATGTTTctattttcttttctatttttatTACATAAAATTTTCTAATATAAATGAATAAATGTTTGATCTGTTACGTGCATAGGGATGGTAGGATGACTGTTGGATTATTAATCAAGTATCTGGTTAATAAGCTTGAACTCGAAAGCGAATCCCAGGTATGTACTTGAATTAATCTTTGTAACATtaagtttaagaaatacatttagaGTAAAACCTAATACAATGCCATATATCTTAGCTAGTTTTTTGTTAATCATGACATTACGAATAATGtgcacatgaattagtataatcgtATAAGAGACATTAAGCAACTCGAGTACGAAAATACTTATTAGTATGTGTAAatgaataaatgtatgtatatgtgtttTACGAGTGATCTAAAAGGGGAAAAGCCCATTAAACAAATGTAAGAATGTTGTTGGCGAGAGTATAACCCGAATTGAAAGAAACGTTGGAGCAAACTAGAACGTGGATTGAGGGTGTAGTCAATTAATCATAttcaatatatataagattaataattaGTTTAGTAATTGTTGAATTATTAGGTGATGAGTATATTTGTAGCTAGTTTTCACAATGTGGTAATAGTAGAACTAGTGTTGGCCATGTCAATTAGGGTAGGGATATGACACCCACGTTAAATATGGAAACACAAAGCTTGAAGGAGAAAATCATGTGGGACCCAAGTGAAGGACAAATGTTGAAGATATACATAGAAAACTACGTGCCACCATCATAAATATCCTTCTCAAGTAAACATAAAACAACACATAGCCTTCCTTTGCTTGCTTCATGGGTTAGTTACCATATACATCAATGTAGGTATTTGATGCCTACATACACATATATACGATTCTTTATATCTTCTTACTTTCATAATCATCATTCATAAATTAAATATCATGCGAGTTTATGGAACATTGAGACTAGCTATTAGAGGAATTAAACACTTAATAATACGGTTGGAAGATAAGTTCAACTGTTTATGTTGTGGTTAAATTAAGAGTAAAAGGTTATTTACACCAAGCAACTTTTCCCCTTTTACAAACCCTACCAAATTATAGGAATTTCGTTGACTTATACATATGGATGAAGAAAATATACGAGTATAATACGGTTAGAAGGAAATTAAGTTGGACTAAATGTAAACATATCTAACATTTTGAATTCATAACTTAGGCTTAAGTTTACTAGTTTATGTAAACACGCATTTTGTTGACACATATTTATATATGGCAAAAATACATTGGCTTTGGTATCAGAAGCTAGTGTTTTATCTTTCATAGTGGTGTGGGATATTCGAAATGTATTTATCCACCTATTTACGGGTTAAATAATAGTGAGTGATCAAATCTCACACGCGGGTTTTGTGGCAACAATCGAATATGTCATGTACTGCACTCGTTTGTAATATCGAGCTAGGAAGGCAGAGATTGATGGCCAATGCCGATGATAAACAACACTTCAAGATTAAGTGATGTAAACAAACCTAGAAACTCTGAACATAACACAACCGAATATTTTCCACCAGAGGAGTAATCActtttatttaaaaacaaaatcaacaatatcaaaatcactcaAAACAACTTACAAACTCGCACAATAATTTGTTAACAATATTATGAACACTCATAATCAAAACCCTAATACATAGATGGAAACGAGAGACTGAATACAAAAatatatgatgataatgatatcgGAAACCCTAAATACGTTTATACACCACGGTTAATAGAAGAAATGCAATTCAACTTCAGTCCCCGAACATTATCAACTCATGCTCCAGACCTTCAACTCTTTCCATACTCATGCTTCAAACCTCCAACTTTTTCCAAACAATCAAAAAACACCCTTATAACAAAATCTACACAAAACAGATTAAGTTATAACAACTACAAATATATTTAAGCAAGATTGCAACACTAAATTATTCTTTCAACACTCCCCAATAATCTTGACATAAGAACGCGTCATATAACAAAAGCTTTTGACACAAAAAATCATGCTGAGATAGTGAGATGACACTAAACCCTTTGTAAACAAATTAGCTACATTTTCTTTTGAGTTTATTTTAACAGGGTTTGAAACACCACCTACAACCTTTTTGCTAATAAATAATCAGACTATATCAAAATGTTTTAATCTTTCATGAGATACAAGATTACTAACAATTTGCATTGTTGGTAAATTATCACAAAACATGTTAGCAGGTAAGAGACAATCCAGTTTTAATTCCATTAACAAGTTTATATTCCACATTATCTCATAAGTAGTTAAACCCAATGCTCTATATTCTATTTCTACATAAGACCTAGAAGATACAAAAACCTGTTATGGAGCTTCTGCCAATCATAATTTTACCCCAATCACTATCTACATAAGCAGAAACATGTAAGTTCATACCTTTTGAGAACAACACATCTTTACCTGAGCTTCTCTTTAAATATTCAGAACTCTAAAAGCAAAATTCATGTGACTGAATAGGAGCATGAATAAACTGACTTATAACATGAATTACATAGCTTATATTGGGTCTggttacagttatatatatatatatatatatatatatatatatatatatatatatatatatatatatatatatatatatatatatatatatatatatatatatatatatatataggggtaagaTCAattgggaagtaaccaattgggcgAACGCggagggaagcaaatttttttttttgatttttttcaaattttttttttcaggcatcaagatcacacgaaaatatgaacaattAAAAAAGacatcgtgatgaatgttattatttaggaggaaaaatgatcgacaaaaataacatttaagataatattgatcgtgaaaaagttaatcttcgaacgttttttttcatgttttgtgaaatacTTTTAttacaaaatttagcccgatttagagtttagggtttagtgttttgggtttagtccctaaacccaaaaccctaaaccctaaaccctaaaatctaaactgttcgtgttaaaaactcaatctaaatcctaaatgtaaaccttaaatctaaaccctaaaccctaaatttccaaaccctaatatctaaaccctaatttctaaaccctcaaaatactctcgaaaaacacgataattgttatatattatttcttcgagcgtttttccgctaaaataaaaacatttatcacaaagtgtcttttttaaatgttcatattttcatccaatctataatattcgtgaacaaaattttttcaaaaaacgaaaaaaaaaaattgtttcccctTGCTTCCCCCCAattagttacttccccattgatcctaccactatatatatatatatatatatatatatatatatatatatatatatatatacctacaaaATATCTTAGTTTTCCAAGTTCTTTAATCACAAATTTAGAGTTCAAAACTGTTTGACGGTTTTAATGTCTTTCACATtgttactagtaataacaatatcattaacaTAGACTAAAAGAATAATAAAGCTATCATCTTTATTCTTTATGTACAAAGATTAATCACAAAGACTCTGAATAAACGCATTTTCAATCAGGCAATAGATAATTTTTCACTTcattttcgaggagtttgtttaaGTCTATATATGGAAATAACTAGCCTAAACACTATGGTTTAATCCTCATCAAAGGACCCTTCATACGGTGTCATATACTCCTCCTCATTAAGTTCCTTATATAAGAAAGCATTATTTGTGTCTAATTGAAGAAGAGGCCTATCATTATTCACAGCTAAAGTATAAAACTTCAAACAGTCACCATTTATAGTTGGTGAGaatgtttcatcatagtcaatacaTTTAGTTAGACTATACCCTTTCGCAACAAGTCTGACCTTATACCTTTCAACCTCACCGATTAATTTATACTTAATTTAAAATGCCCATTTACAGCCTACGGATTGTCTATGAGGAGGTAAGTTTGTCATAATCCAGGTTTTATTTATGTAGAAAGCTTCCATCTCTATATTCATAGCATCTATTCCCAACTTTTAGAAGTTTGAGCATATTTTGATGCCTCTCAACTTTTATTTATCACAGAAGTATAACATAAGTTATCAGAATCAACTTTGAGTAATTCACTACTCCATCAAACCATATGTAACTTTGTTACTAAACTATAATCATCAAAATATTTAGGAAGAACAAAGATCGAGTTGTTTGACATTCTTTGGTTCACAATAGAATCATTTCCCTCATAATTATCAACCAACAAATTTGAGTGATCCATCATAGGTGTTGCATTAACATCATCTAAATTGGTAGCAATGTAGATCCTATCAAAAGTATTGCCATGAACAATGTTCTTATCCTTACCTTTTGTAGACTCATTACTACTGGACCAATCACTAGCAGTACTATCAACAGATACTATTATAGGCTCACTAACATTACCACTTATATCAGAAGTGTCTATACCATCACCACTTTCAGGTATTAACATAATCATTATTAGGATCAGAGTCCAAGTTATTAAAACATTACCTTTTTTACGTTTACATTAGACATTCTAAAAGGAATAACATATTCATAAAACTTGACATCTTTAAAAATATAATAGGTGTAGAATCCAAACCAAACAACTTATACTTTTGTCATCtcatattaaaattaaattattctTCAACAAGTGGATAATTTGGAAGCATATATTGTAAgaccatttagttaaataaatagatagatattttgttagatatatgcatgatgatgatgattgaattTAAAATCACATGGAGAAGTATAATGACAATAAACTATGGGTTAATTACTTTCAAATTTCCCCTTTGGCATATTGATATATAAGGTGTTTGTttatttttaagatgtttttgtatgAAGATATGTAGATCATGTTTGTGAAAAAGATATATAGTGGCATAAAAGTCTATATGTTGAATACGAAATATTGTTTGTTTTATGTCTGTAAAATAATTTAATCATGTCTATAGCACTTGAAAGCATATTTCTAAGTCTACATGTTTGAAGACGGAATAACACATTATTTTATATTGTCTTCAGAAAAAATAAACAGTAGTCTATAGTACAAACGTTTACGGACGCGCATACGTAAAATATAATAAGATATGCAGATTTGAAAACAGACAATAGTTaaatatttatatatgcatatattcacCCACATGAAAGTATATATCTTTATTAACATATTTTTGCATCTACTAAATTATTGCAAcatatgttatatctttgtggtttaTTGCATCTACATTTATTAAAATTTAACTATTGCTTATTAACATATATTAGCTATTAGAACATGGATCTACACTAAATTATTTTCAAAGGGTATATATGTTGCAACACCTAGAGGCTTAAGACATATATTATACAAATTTTTACAACTAttgatatataaattatatattcctTCATGCCAAGAACTAACATACATATATGGTCAACGAAACTAGGATATTCTTCACATGCAACCACCTGGAATATGTCACTATATTAATTGCTAACTAATATTTCATTCTTTATACATGAAGTACACAGAGATGTAAACAAGAGAGTGCTATGCATGGTTAGCTGATTGTATGAACCATAAACATTATgttttgttaaaatatatatactaatactaatgaataAATTATAGTATTATTGAGGTATAGTAGCACATATAGCATAGAAGGTCAACGTTATGTGCAAGTTTGTAA comes from Rutidosis leptorrhynchoides isolate AG116_Rl617_1_P2 chromosome 4, CSIRO_AGI_Rlap_v1, whole genome shotgun sequence and encodes:
- the LOC139904219 gene encoding uncharacterized protein is translated as MIMFPTHYLSSSKYIHADFSQGGYDCFISLGKGFSDLMAEDESRTQNDSLNNNNNNDDDNDDNATWLQLSLGGGHMQSTTSSSHGQPSVDLGLVPGGGGRSSSTNIQLPLPSPSPPRQLIFQVPEYRGTFPTSNTFFLQPAAAINSVPSMTLQQQQQSNYTNYLQLVRPNTNNFPVNMMTLPVSSSSSFSGSSEQQHGRQHHVHRRLNVARVVNPPRRPHSGVWFILQASHNQAKEPFLPQIPKSYLRIKDGRMTVGLLIKYLVNKLELESESQVEITCKGHQVLSTSTLQHVRDTIWNSPRNNIGLTLVPQSSATSNHLMVLNYGRI